The following proteins are co-located in the Luteitalea sp. genome:
- a CDS encoding TonB-dependent receptor plug domain-containing protein yields MSVSPGFCWRYAGVNNRPAGPVHWRQLAVSLMVIVVPALAAAQSTLGTVRGTVFDPQRQVVPAAAVLITDENTGVPRVVETNAVGNFEAVNLRAGSYRLEISAPGFTPVQISGVLLRAGETTRADATLEVGAGQEEVTVTARAGAIQLESQAISGTVTAEQLETLPRTSREFQDFLYLDPNVVGDMAGSGFQFLGGRTYGVSFVQDGQRSTGGIFGNVGSSSPNIDAISEIKVLSNSYSAEYGGLAGVVVTTRRGLGRYSGSGFFDVNANELNARTFTQALEGLERSDPTLDTNLQRWGGSLGGPILKNRTFFFGAYDGFTSKSSAFSNFATVPTEAMRNGDFSNTPLVIRDPLTGQPFQDNVIPANRLDPGSQAVMDFFYPAPNQTPLANGYGRYRVPINPGNQRHRYDLRVDHELANNSSVFVRGSWQRADPETTLENALYPQLGFQDRSVTGRTLASSWTHIFGPSVLNELRVGLNRDRSNRRSLFNAGEMADRFGFEVPEAGRNRVGYQSYNFQGDNMPSIIRDQRQNSLRDIKTDSFSLANTFSWVTTRHSLRVGGLFAHTSVLDGFSAGANEGSGEYRFDGSFTGNAFSDFLLGLPYESFQQVNTRGGAPLEATSNEFAIFVQDDWKVNTSLTLFLGVRYEVLGNFVEKNDVLINFEQETGSFILPNPEIFNFLGPGAQETVPTIVASDLGVGRSLVKNDTNNVSPRVGFAYRLDESNRTVLRGGVGLFYPTQAAQGIRDALSRNPFRYSVRRESPDYHEAFSTGSLITSPGFGVNGVDPSLESAEVVQYNITLEREILGDLGVRATYMGSRMRKLLVNRDINTVPPSTQFFDPDDPEDRLRLPYPNLGNFLNMVLNAGSGRFDALQLEVRRPLLRGLQFQTAYTLSYSDSNAPDLGNSSLGVVQYNPYDIEEDRGPDPNIPRHRVVANAVWDVPIGRLRSYLSSMPPWADALAGGWTVSAIFQARTGAFLTPYFSYGTDPTFPANTGKAYDTNNSFGEAWKPDVIRDPKGPRRPEEWYNLAAFALPAEGTTGNAKRGIITGPGTWVANLGLYKDIVRTRGMRAEFRATFDNLFNHPQFLITPWSGMLNLSPYLIDGLTEDGVMNTMNEITSAENFAEGRRITLGVRVTF; encoded by the coding sequence ATGTCGGTGAGCCCTGGGTTTTGCTGGCGCTACGCTGGCGTGAACAATCGACCAGCGGGGCCTGTCCATTGGCGGCAGCTCGCGGTGTCGCTGATGGTGATCGTCGTCCCCGCCCTCGCGGCGGCCCAGTCGACGCTCGGCACCGTCCGCGGCACGGTGTTCGACCCGCAACGGCAGGTGGTGCCTGCCGCGGCAGTCCTCATCACCGATGAGAACACGGGCGTGCCGCGTGTGGTCGAGACGAACGCCGTGGGAAACTTCGAGGCAGTGAATCTGCGGGCGGGCAGCTATCGTCTCGAGATCTCGGCTCCTGGGTTCACGCCCGTGCAGATCAGCGGTGTCCTCCTGCGGGCCGGCGAAACGACCCGCGCCGACGCGACCCTGGAAGTTGGCGCCGGGCAGGAGGAGGTGACGGTCACCGCTCGCGCCGGCGCCATCCAACTCGAGAGCCAGGCCATCAGCGGCACGGTGACCGCAGAGCAGTTGGAGACCCTGCCCCGAACCAGCCGCGAGTTCCAGGATTTCCTGTATCTCGACCCGAACGTCGTCGGCGACATGGCCGGCAGCGGGTTCCAGTTTCTCGGCGGCCGTACCTACGGTGTGTCGTTCGTGCAGGACGGTCAGCGGTCGACCGGCGGCATCTTCGGCAACGTGGGGAGCTCGTCACCCAACATCGACGCCATTTCCGAGATCAAGGTGCTGTCGAACTCCTACAGCGCCGAGTACGGCGGCCTGGCGGGCGTCGTGGTCACCACCCGGCGCGGGCTGGGTCGGTACAGCGGGAGCGGCTTCTTCGACGTCAACGCCAACGAGCTGAATGCGCGGACGTTCACACAGGCGCTAGAAGGACTGGAGCGGAGCGATCCCACGCTCGATACCAACCTGCAACGATGGGGAGGATCGCTCGGTGGCCCCATCCTCAAGAACCGCACGTTCTTCTTCGGGGCGTATGACGGGTTTACGAGCAAGAGCTCGGCGTTCAGCAACTTCGCCACGGTGCCGACCGAAGCCATGCGCAACGGCGACTTCTCGAACACGCCGCTGGTCATCCGCGATCCGCTCACCGGCCAGCCCTTTCAGGACAACGTCATTCCGGCCAACCGTCTCGACCCCGGCAGCCAGGCCGTCATGGACTTCTTCTACCCTGCGCCGAACCAGACACCATTGGCCAACGGCTACGGGCGCTACCGCGTCCCCATCAACCCCGGCAACCAGCGGCACCGCTACGATCTCCGCGTCGACCACGAGCTCGCGAACAATAGCTCGGTCTTCGTGCGCGGTAGTTGGCAGCGCGCCGATCCGGAAACCACCCTGGAGAACGCGCTCTACCCGCAGCTCGGGTTTCAGGATCGCAGCGTGACGGGGCGTACGCTCGCCTCGAGCTGGACACATATTTTCGGTCCGAGCGTGCTCAACGAGCTGCGAGTCGGTCTCAACCGCGATCGGAGCAACCGCCGCAGCCTGTTCAATGCGGGAGAAATGGCCGATCGCTTCGGCTTCGAGGTCCCAGAGGCCGGCCGAAACCGAGTCGGGTATCAGTCGTACAACTTCCAGGGCGACAACATGCCGTCGATCATCCGCGACCAGCGGCAGAATTCTCTGCGCGACATCAAGACCGACTCGTTCTCGCTGGCCAACACGTTCTCTTGGGTGACAACCCGCCACTCCCTGAGGGTCGGTGGCCTGTTCGCGCACACGAGCGTGCTCGACGGCTTCTCGGCCGGCGCGAACGAAGGCAGCGGCGAATATCGCTTCGACGGGTCGTTTACGGGCAATGCGTTCTCGGACTTCCTGCTGGGCCTACCCTACGAGTCGTTCCAGCAGGTCAACACGCGCGGTGGTGCCCCGCTCGAGGCGACCTCGAACGAGTTCGCGATTTTCGTCCAGGACGACTGGAAGGTCAACACGAGCCTGACCTTGTTTCTCGGCGTGCGCTACGAGGTGCTCGGCAACTTCGTCGAGAAGAACGATGTGTTGATCAACTTCGAGCAGGAGACCGGCAGCTTCATCCTGCCGAATCCGGAGATCTTCAACTTCCTCGGTCCCGGAGCACAGGAAACCGTGCCCACCATCGTGGCCAGCGACCTGGGAGTCGGCCGGTCGCTGGTCAAGAACGACACCAACAACGTCAGCCCGCGTGTGGGGTTTGCCTACCGCCTCGATGAGTCCAACAGGACGGTGCTGCGCGGCGGCGTGGGCCTGTTCTATCCGACGCAGGCCGCGCAGGGGATTCGCGACGCGCTGTCGCGCAACCCGTTCCGATACAGCGTTCGCCGCGAGAGCCCTGACTACCACGAGGCCTTCTCCACCGGGAGCCTCATCACGAGCCCGGGCTTCGGCGTCAACGGCGTCGATCCGAGCCTGGAGAGCGCCGAAGTGGTCCAGTACAACATCACGCTGGAACGCGAGATTCTCGGCGACCTCGGCGTGCGCGCCACGTACATGGGCAGCCGAATGCGGAAGCTGCTGGTGAACCGCGACATCAACACCGTGCCGCCCAGCACCCAGTTCTTCGATCCCGACGACCCTGAGGACCGCCTGCGACTGCCGTACCCGAACCTCGGCAACTTCCTCAACATGGTGCTGAACGCCGGCAGTGGCCGGTTCGATGCCTTGCAGCTCGAGGTGCGCCGGCCGCTGCTTCGCGGCCTGCAGTTCCAGACGGCCTACACGCTGTCGTACTCCGATTCGAACGCGCCGGACCTCGGCAACTCGTCGCTCGGCGTGGTGCAGTACAACCCCTACGACATCGAAGAGGACCGCGGGCCCGATCCGAACATCCCGCGCCATCGTGTCGTGGCCAACGCCGTGTGGGACGTTCCGATCGGCCGGTTGCGCTCGTATCTCTCGTCGATGCCGCCCTGGGCGGACGCCCTGGCCGGTGGCTGGACCGTCTCGGCCATCTTTCAAGCCCGCACAGGCGCGTTCCTCACGCCCTATTTCAGTTACGGCACCGACCCGACGTTCCCCGCCAACACCGGGAAAGCCTACGACACGAACAACAGCTTCGGCGAGGCCTGGAAGCCAGACGTGATCAGAGATCCCAAGGGCCCACGCCGGCCCGAGGAGTGGTACAACCTGGCGGCCTTTGCGCTGCCCGCCGAGGGGACCACGGGCAACGCGAAGCGCGGCATCATCACCGGGCCAGGAACGTGGGTGGCCAACCTCGGACTCTACAAGGACATCGTCCGCACACGCGGCATGCGCGCCGAATTCCGGGCCACGTTCGACAATCTGTTCAACCATCCGCAGTTCCTGATTACTCCGTGGTCAGGCATGTTGAATCTCTCGCCTTATCTGATCGACGGCCTGACCGAAGACGGCGTGATGAACACGATGAACGAGATCACGAGCGCCGAAAACTTTGCAGAGGGGCGCCGCATCACGCTCGGCGTGCGCGTGACCTTTTGA
- a CDS encoding XRE family transcriptional regulator, with product MARRNVDRDTAIVRGTKNVFADLGYPDAAERQAKLRLAYALNQVLEQRKLSQGEAAEVLGVTQPKISALRNYKLAGFSVERLMNLLTALDQDIEIVIRRKPRSRRARISVVAA from the coding sequence ATGGCAAGGCGAAACGTTGATCGCGACACCGCGATCGTTCGCGGCACGAAGAACGTCTTTGCAGATCTCGGATATCCGGATGCGGCCGAGCGCCAGGCAAAGCTGCGGCTGGCGTATGCGCTCAATCAAGTGCTCGAACAACGCAAGCTGTCTCAGGGCGAGGCCGCGGAGGTGCTTGGAGTAACGCAACCGAAGATCTCCGCGCTCCGAAACTACAAGCTCGCGGGCTTCTCCGTCGAACGCCTGATGAACCTGCTGACCGCGCTCGATCAGGATATCGAGATCGTGATCCGCCGAAAGCCTCGCTCGCGGAGGGCCCGGATCAGCGTCGTTGCAGCTTGA